In a single window of the Littorina saxatilis isolate snail1 linkage group LG3, US_GU_Lsax_2.0, whole genome shotgun sequence genome:
- the LOC138962651 gene encoding uncharacterized protein — protein MGVVWVAIWLSCGLVQVCTALQWTSPATLQDNITIATCTGQNITLGWDYNHTAEEHVIDVEWRYRANNGSVNVILATEINGHFIAEQPADQRLEYIPGAGIRLLGVTSQDSGTYSVQVNLNLHGSVMAHVQSANIVVTVDPLTSGEDHLHALIQGAEFMNTTQQHHLILVCGDFNPLWTPRVNVVWTTPENQTLPSTYEQNGQFALAVPNPLVSGEYTCKIDNSSPATLCIPSDSPLRQNATVLVDRVEGRIALMDSEMKTTSKQVQVLKTEKDQMTVQILTLEAEKAQMAAEIQNLSSQMLDLNRGIRLVNGSNEHEGRVEIRVQGTWGTVCDDNWYADTNETTVACRQLGFPTANAVPYTDAHFGQGTGIITRLWGCLVDENSLLDCETVVVDAKNCGHSEDVGIRCA, from the exons ATGGGAGTAGTCTGGGTTGCCATATGGTTGTCTTGTGGACTGGTTCAGG TGTGCACGGCCTTGCAATGGACAAGTCCAGCGACACTGCAGGACAACATCACCATAGCAACGTGCACTGGTCAGAACATCACACTGGGCTGGGACTACAACCACACTGCGGAGGAACACGTCATTGATGTGGAGTGGAGGTACCGAGCTAAcaatg GATCCGTTAATGTCATCCTGGCTACGGAAATTAACGGTCATTTTATTGCCGAGCAACCCGCGGACCAGCGTCTGGAGTACATCCCTGGTGCAGGCATCCGTCTTCTGGGTGTCACATCTCAGGACAGTGGCACCTACTCAGTGCAAGTGAACCTAAACCTACATGGATCCGTGATGGCTCATGTACAGTCTGCAAACATTGTTGTCACAG TCGACCCCCTCACGTCTGGCGAAGACCATCTGCACGCTCTCATTCAAGGGGCGGAATTcatgaacacaacacagcagCACCATCTGATCCTGGTCTGCGGTGACTTTAACCCGCTTTGGACACCgagggttaatgtcgtctggaCG ACACCGGAGAATCAGACACTGCCAAGTACGTACGAACAGAACGGACAGTTTGCCCTGGCGGTGCCCAACCCTTTGGTCAGCGGAGAATACACCTGCAAGATCGACAACTCTTCTCCGGCCACGCTCTGCATTCCAAGTGACTCGCCTTTGAGACAGAACGCCACTGTGCTTGTTGACAGAGTTGAAGGGAGAATAGCGCTGATGGATAgtgaaatgaaaacaacgtcgaAGCAAGTTCAGGTGTTGAAAACAGAAAAGGATCAAATGACTGTCCAAATTCTCACTTTGGAAGCGGAGAAGGCCCAAATGGCCGCGGAAATTCAAAACCTTTCGAGTCAGATGCTTGACCTGAATC GCGGCATACGTCTGGTAAACGGAAGCAACGAACACGAGGGCCGTGTGGAGATACGGGTACAGGGGACCTGGGGGACTGTGTGTGATGACAACTGGTATGCGGATACGAATGAGACGACAGTGGCATGTAGACAACTTGGATTCCCCAC TGCCAACGCCGTACCCTACACAGACGCTCACTTTGGTCAGGGAACAGGAATCATAACGCGCTTGTGGGGCTGCCTTGTGGATGAGAACTCTCTGCTGGACTGTGAGACAGTGGTGGTTGACGCCAAAAACTGTGGGCACAGCGAGGATGTGGGTATTCGCTGCGCAT GA